From Vigna unguiculata cultivar IT97K-499-35 chromosome 5, ASM411807v1, whole genome shotgun sequence, the proteins below share one genomic window:
- the LOC114184640 gene encoding ruBisCO-associated protein-like, whose amino-acid sequence MLSIFRQYTFDNSFEQVYFSNTVLKEYQIALTFATDYDELDQPTNGIFRPVWNLAQVTPEAIKRFKEKAGSMDVEVKVFISIGNRGNRHPFKSLDREAWIVNATDSLTRLIQEVNLQVDGIDVLYETIDASPDDFIYCVRGLIKNLKDNGVITVASISPTFSLNTDFYSTLYTSVPSLFDYVDYQFQTELDRVPDPTALAQRYDELTQIYPIRKLLAGYSAENADWATVSPIVFFLGAMDILQQKNAPGASIYYHNFSAPQ is encoded by the coding sequence ATGTTGTCCATTTTCCGTCAATACACCTTCGACAACTCGTTCGAGCAAGTGTACTTCTCGAACACGGTCCTGAAGGAGTATCAGATCGCACTCACCTTCGCCACCGATTACGACGAACTCGACCAACCCACCAACGGCATCTTCCGCCCCGTCTGGAACCTTGCGCAGGTGACACCAGAAGCCATCAAGCGGTTCAAGGAGAAGGCCGGGAGCATGGACGTCGAGGTGAAAGTGTTCATCTCCATCGGCAACCGAGGCAACCGTCACCCCTTCAAATCCCTCGACAGAGAAGCATGGATCGTCAACGCCACCGACTCACTCACGCGCCTCATCCAGGAGGTGAACCTCCAAGTGGACGGCATCGACGTGCTGTACGAGACAATCGATGCCTCACCCGATGACTTTATCTATTGCGTGAGAGGTCTGATAAAGAACCTGAAGGACAATGGGGTAATCACCGTAGCTTCCATTTCCCCCACCTTTAGCCTCAACACCGACTTCTACTCTACTTTGTACACTTCCGTGCCGTCCTTGTTTGATTATGTGGATTACCAGTTCCAGACGGAGCTTGATCGTGTTCCAGACCCTACTGCGCTGGCGCAGAGGTACGATGAACTCACCCAGATTTATCCCATAAGGAAGCTCTTGGCTGGGTACAGCGCAGAAAACGCCGACTGGGCCACTGTTTCACCCATCGTCTTCTTCCTCGGTGCCATGGACATTCTCCAGCAGAAAAATGCTCCTGGTGCTTCCATTTATTACCATAATTTCTCTGCTCCTCAATGA